The DNA region TGACGGTCGATCCGGCGGCGCGCGCGGCCTCGGCGAAGGCCGGGTCGGGATCATAGCCGTCGGGTATGCCCATGCGCACATCGAACTTGAGCAGGCCCGCCGCCTCCACGATCGAATGGAGGACGTTGTTGCCATCGCCCAACCAGGCCCATTGGCTGCCGGGCAGCGCCAGCCCATGTTCGACCACGGTCAACAGGTCGGCGACGATCTGACAGGGATGCGACAGGTCGGTCAGGCCGTTGATCACCGGGACGGTGGCATAGGCCGCCATCTCCTCGATCTTGGCATGGTCGTCGGTGCGGATCATGATCGCGTCGCACATGCGGCTGAGCACGCGCGCGGTGTCGGCGATCGTTTCGCCCCGGCCGATCTGGCTGGTCGCGCCTTCCAGGATCAGCGACGTGCCGCCCAACTGGCGGATCGCCATGTCGAAGCTGACGCGGGTACGGGTGCTGTTCTTTTCGAAGATCATCGCCAGCGTGTGCCCGGCGAGCGGGGCGTCGGCGTCGGCTGCGCCTTTCGGCTTGCCCGCGCGTGCGGCCTTACGGTCGATGGCGTCGGCGATCATCGCGGCGATCGCGTCGCCGCCCGCATCGGTGAGATTCAGGAAATGCTTGGTCATTGGAAGGTTCTCCGCTTCCAACCGCCGTTCGTCCTCAGTAGCCATTGAGCGAAGCCGACATGGCGTATCGAAGGATCAATGCTTCGATACGGGTCTTCGACAAGCTTAGCCCCTACTCAGCACGAACGGGGTAGTATCAATCAGGCCGCCTCAGCTTCCGCGAAGCTCCGCGCGCCGGCGGAGATCTTCTCAATGGCTTCGGCGATATGGCTTTCCTCGATGACGAGGGGCGGCAGGATGCGCAGCACATTCTGCCCGGCCGACACGGTCAGCAGGCCGTGATGGTCGCGCAGATGGCCGACGAAGGCGCGGGCGTCATAGCCCTCCTTCATCTTGACGCCGAGCATCAGGCCCATGCCGCGCACATCCTCGAACATGTCGTCATGATTGGGGATGAGCTGTTCCAGCGCGGACCGCAGGCGCGCGCCCATCGCCGTCACATGGTCCAGGAACCCGTCGGCCAGCACTTCCTCGATCACCGCAAGACCCACCGCCATGGCGAGCGGGTTGCCGCCATAGGTGGTGCCATGGGTGCCGAACACCATGCCCTTGGCCGCGTCCTCCGTCGCCAGGCATGCGCCGAGCGGGAAGCCTGCGCCGATGCCTTTCGCCACCGCCATGATGTCCGGCGTGATGCCGTACTGTTCGTGCGCGAAGAAGCTGCCGGTACGGGCATAGCCGCACTGGACTTCATCCAGGATCAGCAGCAGGCCATGCTCGTCGCACGCCTTGCGCAGGCCGGTCAGGAAGTCCTTGGTCGCCGGGGTGACGCCGCCTTCGCCCTGCACCGGCTCTAGCAGGAAACCGGCAGTATTATCGTCGATCTGCGCCAGTGCGGCGTCGAGATCGTTGAACGGCACCACGGTAAAGCCGGGCAACAGCGGTTCGAACCCGTCGCGCATCTTGGGCTGGCTGGTGGCCGAGATCGTCCCCAGCGTCCGACCGTGAAAGGCGTTGTCGAAGCTGATGATCTTGTGCCGGTGCGCTTCGCCATTGGCATAATGGAAACGCCGCGCGGTCTTGATCGCACATTCGACCGCTTCCGCGCCCGAATTGGTGAAGAAGACGGTGTCGGCGAATGTATTGTCCACCAGCTTCCGCGCGAACCGTTCGCCCAGCGGCATGCCGTAGAGGTTCGACACATGCATCAGCGTCGCGGCCTGATCCGCGATCGCCTTGACCAGCTTGGGATGGCCGTGGCCCAGCAGATTGACCGCGATGCCGCTGGCGAAGTCGAGATAACGCTCGCCGCGCTCGCCGATCAGATAGCAGCCCTCGCCTCGCACCGGACGGACATCGCACCGGGGGTAAACGGGCATGAGCGGCGTAATCGACATGGGCCTTCCCTTTCTGGGTGATGCTGCGCGTCCTGTGCGCATTGGGTAGAACGCAAAAAGGCGGCCCCCGCCGGGCCGCCCTTGTGCGAGCATCGCCTATACAGGCGGCATGTTGGGCACGCAACCCCGCCCGGCGGGGCGACGGCGGCCGTTTTTAGCCGCCGATCTGGGTCCAGGCGTCGGCGATTTCCGCGATCATGGCATGGGCCTGATCGACCGGTTCGGCCGTGCGGTCCTTGGCACCGACCAGCAGCAACCGGCGTGCTTCGCGATAGATTTGCGCGAGGCCGATCGAAATGTCGCCGCCCTTGTCGAAGTCCAGGCTCGATTCGAGCGCGAAGAGGATCGACATCGCGCGCGCCTGCTTGTCCGACACCTTGACCCGGTCGCCCTGGCGTTCGGCCAGCGCCGACGCTTCGAGCGCCAGCAGCAGTTCGTCGAACAAAATCTTGACCAGCGCGTGCGGCGTGGCGCCTTCGGTGCGGCTGCCCGAATGGACGGCGGCGTAACGGCGCGCTGCGCTGGCGCCTGCATAACCCTGATTATAAAACATCGTCTGCGCCCCGATTATTTGTTGCTGTTGTTCCAGACCTCGACCTGCTGTTCGAGGTAGCTTTGCGTCGCCTTGAGCGCGGACAGCCGCGTCTCCATGGCTGCGTAGATCGTGGTCAGATGCGCCTGATAATTGGTCATCCGTTCGTCCAGATCTTCGAGTTGTTGGGTGAAATTCTTGGCTTCCGAATCATAGCGCGCCTGCGCGGTCTTGAGCGGACCGTCATCCTTCACGATGTTGTCGCGTACGGTGTCCATCAGCGTGGACAGGCCGGGATTGCCGGTGGTCGATACTTTGGGGTTCACCATATTGGTGACGCCTTCGGGATCGGATTCCATCGCCGCGGCCAGCCGGGCCGTGTCGAGGCTGAGCGTGCCATCGCGATTGGTGGACACGCCGATATCCGCCAACGTCCTGAATGTGCCCGTCGACGCCAGTTGGGTCGACGTGATCCCGGACAGCTGGCGCTTCATGTCGCGCACGCTGGACACGCCGTTCAGGACACCGGCACTGGACGAATCCGCGCCCGTCGCCGTGGCGGTGTTCAGCCCCTTCATCAACGTGTTGTAGGCGTCGACAAATTCCTTGAGCAGGTCCGACAGGCCTGCGGTCGGCTGGCTCATCGACAGGTTGACGGTAGCCCCGGGCGACGCCTTGTTCAGGTCGATCCGCAGATAGGGGATCGCATCGTCGATCGTGTTGCTGGCATAGGAATAGGCCACGCCGTCGAGCGTGATTTCGGCATTTTGCGCGGCGGGCGAGCCGGCAAAGTTCAAGCCGCCCCATGCCACCGGGTCGCCTTCTGCCGCGCCCTCCAGCGTGAAATCATTGGCTTGGCCCGTCGCCCCTTTGAGCACGAGGCGCGAACCGGTCGCATCGGTCACGACCTGAGCCGTGACTCCTGCCCCGGACGCGTTGATCGCCTTTGCCAGATCGGAAATCGTGCTGGTGCTGGAATCCAGCGTGATGGGCGTCCGGTTGCCGTCCTTGCCGACGATATTGAGAGTGCCAGCGCCGATGCTGGTGTTGGTGGACGAGCCGGAGGAATAGACACGGGCGGTCGCCAGTTTTTCGACCGTCAGCTGGGCTGGCAGGCCGCTGGGGCTGCCGCCGCTCAGCAACGTGACCGATGCGACGCTGGGATCGTTGGACGAGGCCGTACCGGTATAGGATGCGCCGGACAAGACTTCGGTCAGTGCATCGGCAAAGGTGTTGAGCGAGCTTGTGGCCGAAGCGAGCGCGGAAATACGCGAGTTGTTGAGCGTCTGACGATCCGTGATCGCCGTCTGCTTCGGCTGGCGGGTCGCGCTCACCAGACTGGACACCAACGCCGAGGTGTCGATACCCGACCCCGCGTTGAGCGCCGTCAAAATGCTGCTGCCTACCGAACTCATGCGTCGTCCTTTCAAGGGATGAGAACGGCGTTAGCGCCGAGACCTTTAGGAATGATTTTCGCAAGCCCACGGCGGCGAAATATCAACCGACAGAAGCGGTTACCTGATCGACCGTGCCGCGCGCCACATGCGCCTGCGCCCCATGGGCGTAGGATGCGCGCTCCACGATGCGCTTCGCCAATACGGCGGCATGTTCGACCGCTTCCTTGCTGGCGGGCGGCAAGGGCACCAGCACGATGGGACGCGGGATCATCGCCTGGATCGCGCCAGCGGCGTCGTCCACGCTGCCCGCCGTCGATTGGAGGTCGGCCAGAATTTCGGATATGCGGGCATGGACTTCGACATATTCGGCCGCGCTGGCCATGTCTTCGTCCACGACGATGCCTTCGTCTGGCGGCGTCGCCTTGGCCGTTTCCTGGAGGGGCAGTTGGGTGGAACGACTGGCCGCCACGGGCTGCACAGCCTGGACGGACGAAGGCGCACGCGAAACGGCCCTATCGACCGGCGTCAGCTCAATTCTGGATACATAGTCGTTCATGACGCACCAATCATAATGCGTCCCCAAAAAGACATTACGGCCGGGCGATAAAAAACTTTAATGCCCCGCCTGATCTTTTTTTGCCTGACGCCCAACAGAGGGGTCGGCGCGCAGACAAGCATTTGAAGATAGAAGAGAAAATTAGTGCTGACCTTTGGAGATCATGGCTCCGGGATCGGCTATGCGACAGCGAAGGTGACAGGTGCAGCGCATTTTGGCAGGAGCGGGTCGGCGGCATGACATCGCGCTGCAACTGTCCAACTCGTTGTCGCATTCGGGCCGCAGATATGCGTTTCTGGCCGCTTCGGGCTATGGCTTGCGCCCGTCCGCGTTGAAACGCAGGTCTTCCGGTACGGTGATGAACGGCCGGTCCATTTCGGTCGCCATCTTGTTTTCCACCCGGAAGACGAAGGCCAGGATCGTCGCCACCGCCATATACAGCCCTTCATTGACGATCTGCCCGGCGCGGGAGGTGAAATAGACGGCGCGGGCCAGTTCGGGATATTGCAGGACGGTCACGCCATTCTGGTCCGCCAGTTCGCGGATCGCCGCAGCGATCGCGTCGCAGCCGCGCGCCACCACGACCGGGGCGGCGTCGATGCCCGGCCGGTAGCGCAGCGCGACCGCGAAATGGGTGGGGTTGGTCAGGATCACGCTGGCTTCGGCCACGGCCTGGCGGGTGGAGCCGTTCAGCACCTCGAACTGGCGGCGGCGGATCTGGCCTTTGAGTTCAGGCGAGCCTTCGCTTTCCTTATGCTCGTCCTTGATTTCCTGCTTGCTCATGCCCAGCCGCTTGCCGCGCTGCATGATCTGCGCGGGGACGTCGATCCCTGCGATCAGGAACAGCCCGCCCGCCATCACCAGGCAGACGAGGATGAAGATATTGC from Sphingobium sp. HWE2-09 includes:
- a CDS encoding flagellar export chaperone FliS, whose amino-acid sequence is MFYNQGYAGASAARRYAAVHSGSRTEGATPHALVKILFDELLLALEASALAERQGDRVKVSDKQARAMSILFALESSLDFDKGGDISIGLAQIYREARRLLLVGAKDRTAEPVDQAHAMIAEIADAWTQIGG
- a CDS encoding EscU/YscU/HrcU family type III secretion system export apparatus switch protein: MADSPGGGEKTEKPTQKKLDDAAKKGDILQSRELGTALVVMAGIAWLAITGPSLIDALADMLTQALRFRREDIIDFSPAARGAELLGAIALPAAGVMLATFIAAIAAPALLGSLGFRPGAFAPKASKMNPAAGIKKIFGTQGLIELVKSIAKVGLLGSIGVWLIWDRLTQITALGKMGVAPAMADLGNIFILVCLVMAGGLFLIAGIDVPAQIMQRGKRLGMSKQEIKDEHKESEGSPELKGQIRRRQFEVLNGSTRQAVAEASVILTNPTHFAVALRYRPGIDAAPVVVARGCDAIAAAIRELADQNGVTVLQYPELARAVYFTSRAGQIVNEGLYMAVATILAFVFRVENKMATEMDRPFITVPEDLRFNADGRKP
- the fliD gene encoding flagellar filament capping protein FliD, which encodes MSSVGSSILTALNAGSGIDTSALVSSLVSATRQPKQTAITDRQTLNNSRISALASATSSLNTFADALTEVLSGASYTGTASSNDPSVASVTLLSGGSPSGLPAQLTVEKLATARVYSSGSSTNTSIGAGTLNIVGKDGNRTPITLDSSTSTISDLAKAINASGAGVTAQVVTDATGSRLVLKGATGQANDFTLEGAAEGDPVAWGGLNFAGSPAAQNAEITLDGVAYSYASNTIDDAIPYLRIDLNKASPGATVNLSMSQPTAGLSDLLKEFVDAYNTLMKGLNTATATGADSSSAGVLNGVSSVRDMKRQLSGITSTQLASTGTFRTLADIGVSTNRDGTLSLDTARLAAAMESDPEGVTNMVNPKVSTTGNPGLSTLMDTVRDNIVKDDGPLKTAQARYDSEAKNFTQQLEDLDERMTNYQAHLTTIYAAMETRLSALKATQSYLEQQVEVWNNSNK
- the argF gene encoding ornithine carbamoyltransferase: MTKHFLNLTDAGGDAIAAMIADAIDRKAARAGKPKGAADADAPLAGHTLAMIFEKNSTRTRVSFDMAIRQLGGTSLILEGATSQIGRGETIADTARVLSRMCDAIMIRTDDHAKIEEMAAYATVPVINGLTDLSHPCQIVADLLTVVEHGLALPGSQWAWLGDGNNVLHSIVEAAGLLKFDVRMGIPDGYDPDPAFAEAARAAGSTVTLTRDAAAAVAGADVVVTDTWISMGQAHADAKLAAMMPYQVTPELMAQARPDAKFLHCLPAHRGEEVVDAVIDGPQSLIWDKAENRLHAQKSVLLWALGKL
- a CDS encoding aspartate aminotransferase family protein, with amino-acid sequence MSITPLMPVYPRCDVRPVRGEGCYLIGERGERYLDFASGIAVNLLGHGHPKLVKAIADQAATLMHVSNLYGMPLGERFARKLVDNTFADTVFFTNSGAEAVECAIKTARRFHYANGEAHRHKIISFDNAFHGRTLGTISATSQPKMRDGFEPLLPGFTVVPFNDLDAALAQIDDNTAGFLLEPVQGEGGVTPATKDFLTGLRKACDEHGLLLILDEVQCGYARTGSFFAHEQYGITPDIMAVAKGIGAGFPLGACLATEDAAKGMVFGTHGTTYGGNPLAMAVGLAVIEEVLADGFLDHVTAMGARLRSALEQLIPNHDDMFEDVRGMGLMLGVKMKEGYDARAFVGHLRDHHGLLTVSAGQNVLRILPPLVIEESHIAEAIEKISAGARSFAEAEAA